From a single Micromonospora pallida genomic region:
- the tig gene encoding trigger factor: MKSTVETLSPTRVRLAIEVPFVELEPSLRKAYREIGQQVQVPGFRRGKVPAAVIDQRVGRGAVLNEAVQEAIPENILAAVREHDLKTLGRPEVEITEFNDGDSLNFTAEVDVRPELTLPDAATIEVTVDELQIDDSEIDEQVKNLRERFATLKTVERAAQEGDFVQIDLNATVDGEDVPGGSATNLSHEVGSKQLLPGLDEAVVGLAADENATFTTQLVGGDFAGKDAEVAVTVRTVKEKELPELNDEFAQMASEFDTLEELRGDVRERISKGKRVEQIYAARDKALEQLVEAAEVPAPEGVVREEVASRKQAMIDQLERIGASLEEYLAAEEKTEEQIDEELTTAATEGVKIQLLLDTLADAEDVQVSDDEFGHEIVHRAQRAGMPPQQYYDQLVRSGAAAAVFGDVRRGKALAAVMERITIKDSAGNPVTLDALKAEGAEAHDHDHDHEH, translated from the coding sequence GTGAAGAGCACCGTCGAGACTCTGAGCCCGACGCGCGTGCGGCTCGCCATCGAGGTGCCGTTCGTCGAGCTCGAGCCGAGCCTCAGGAAGGCGTACCGGGAGATCGGCCAGCAGGTCCAGGTTCCCGGCTTCCGCCGGGGCAAGGTTCCGGCCGCGGTGATCGACCAGCGGGTCGGCCGGGGCGCCGTCCTCAACGAGGCGGTGCAGGAGGCGATCCCGGAGAACATCCTCGCCGCCGTCCGCGAGCACGACCTGAAGACGCTCGGTCGCCCCGAGGTGGAGATCACCGAGTTCAACGACGGTGACAGCCTGAACTTCACCGCCGAGGTCGACGTCCGTCCGGAGCTCACCCTCCCCGACGCGGCCACCATCGAGGTGACCGTCGACGAGCTGCAGATCGACGACAGCGAGATCGACGAGCAGGTCAAGAACCTGCGCGAGCGGTTCGCCACGCTGAAGACCGTCGAGCGCGCCGCCCAGGAGGGCGACTTCGTCCAGATCGACCTGAACGCCACCGTCGACGGCGAGGACGTGCCGGGCGGGTCGGCGACCAACCTCTCCCACGAGGTCGGCAGCAAGCAGCTTCTCCCGGGCCTGGACGAGGCCGTGGTCGGCCTCGCCGCCGACGAGAACGCCACCTTCACCACCCAGCTCGTCGGCGGCGACTTCGCCGGCAAGGACGCCGAGGTGGCGGTGACGGTCCGCACCGTCAAGGAGAAGGAACTGCCCGAGCTGAACGACGAGTTCGCCCAGATGGCGAGCGAGTTCGACACGCTCGAGGAGCTCCGGGGCGACGTGCGTGAGCGGATCTCCAAGGGCAAGCGGGTCGAGCAGATCTACGCCGCCCGGGACAAGGCCCTCGAGCAGCTCGTCGAGGCGGCCGAGGTGCCGGCGCCGGAGGGCGTCGTCCGCGAGGAGGTCGCCAGCCGCAAGCAGGCGATGATCGACCAGCTCGAGCGGATCGGCGCCTCGCTGGAGGAGTACCTCGCGGCCGAGGAGAAGACCGAGGAGCAGATCGACGAGGAGCTGACCACGGCGGCGACCGAGGGTGTCAAGATCCAGCTTCTGCTGGACACCCTGGCCGACGCCGAGGACGTCCAGGTCTCCGACGACGAGTTCGGCCACGAGATCGTCCACCGGGCGCAGCGCGCCGGGATGCCGCCGCAGCAGTACTACGACCAGCTGGTCCGCTCCGGCGCGGCAGCGGCCGTCTTCGGTGACGTCCGGCGGGGCAAGGCGCTGGCCGCCGTGATGGAGCGCATCACGATCAAGGACTCGGCCGGCAACCCGGTCACCCTCGACGCCCTGAAGGCGGAGGGCGCCGAGGCGCACGACCACGACCACGACCACGAGC